One Glycine soja cultivar W05 chromosome 2, ASM419377v2, whole genome shotgun sequence genomic region harbors:
- the LOC114374159 gene encoding uncharacterized protein LOC114374159 has protein sequence MLADEAEYWWENTRPRLEGAGGAIVPSGTFRHTFLEKYFPEDVKNRKEMEFLESKEGSMSVAEYAARFENLVRYFPHYQGEARERSKCVKFINGLQLEVKMMVNCHGIHNFVQLTNMCRIFDNAGHGKGKKLVTHSHAKLYSAPPEQYGNHFGGQRTSGGLHPAGGSSKLVNKMSQPAGRGSCGGGAFAIVSTPLRCGKCGRLGHIARECTNRKVACFNFQGKGHLSTNCPHLRMENRSGSLNNQSGRMRTTGKVFSLSGVDVAQSDDLIQVEASLRKDAQVYMILASMSVKTKTTVSDIPLVREFPKVFEEVSGLPPEREVEFSIDLMPGTGPISIAPYRMSPVELSELKK, from the exons ATGCTGGCAGATGAGGCAGAGTACTGGTGGGAGAACACTCGTCCACGTTTGGAGGGAGCAGGTGGTGCTATTGTCCCATCGGGGACTTTCAGACACACTTTTCTAGAGAAGTATTTTCCAGAAGACGTGAAAAATAGGAAAGAGATGGAGTTCTTAGAGTCGAAAGAGGGGAGCATGTCGGTGGCAGAGTATGCAGCTAGGTTTGAGAACCTGGTAAGGTATTTTCCTCATTATCAGGGGGAAGCTAGGGAGAGGTCTAAATGTGTGAAGTTTATCAATGGCCTCCAACTAGAAGTGAAGATGATGGTGAATTGTCATGGTATCCATAACTTTGTACAACTGACCAACATGTGTAGGATCTTTGACAATGCCGGtcatgggaaagggaagaagctTGTGACTCACAGTCATGCTAAGTTGTATTCTGCCCCTCCTGAACAATATGGCAACCATTTTGGGGGACAAAGGACCAGTGGAGGACTTCACCCAGCTGGTGGAAGTTCTAAGCTAGTTAACAAGATGTCTCAGCCTGCTGGTAGAGGTAGTTGTGGTGGTGGTGCTTTTGCTATTGTTTCTACACCACTCAGGTGTGGGAAGTGTGGCCGGCTTGGGCATATTGCTCGTGAGTGCACAAATAGAAAGGTGGCTTGCTTTAACTTTCAAGGTAAGGGCCACCTCAGTACCAATTGCCCACATCTAAGGATGGAGAATAGGAGTGGAAGTTTGAATAACCAAAGTGGACGAATGAGGACCACGGGGAAAGTGTTTTCTCTTAGTGGTGTTGATGTCGCACAGTCCGATGATCTCATCCAAG TTGAGGCATCTTTGAGGAAGGATGCACAAGTATACATGATTTTAGCTAGTATGAGTGTCAAGACCAAAACCACTGTGAGTGATATACCCTTGGTGAGGGAGTTTCCAAAGGTGTTTGAGGAGGTGTCTGGattaccacctgagagagaggTCGAGTTCTCCATAGACCTGATGCCCGGTACTGGACCTATATCCATAGCACCTTATAGGATGTCCCCTGTAGAGTTGAGTGAACTTAAGAAATAG